A stretch of Wenzhouxiangella sp. XN24 DNA encodes these proteins:
- a CDS encoding helix-turn-helix domain-containing protein — MSNEKTQLAPRDDVRVRVGGDGALGNMAQEALEQYFQTLNGHKPEELYDLVIGEVEKPLFKAVLGYTGGNQSLAATILGINRGTLRKKLRRHGLLD, encoded by the coding sequence GTGTCCAACGAGAAGACGCAACTTGCGCCGCGCGACGACGTCCGGGTGCGGGTGGGCGGCGACGGCGCCCTTGGCAACATGGCGCAGGAAGCGCTTGAACAGTATTTCCAGACCCTCAACGGCCACAAGCCGGAAGAGCTCTACGACCTGGTGATCGGCGAGGTCGAGAAGCCCCTGTTCAAGGCGGTGCTCGGCTACACGGGGGGCAACCAGAGCCTCGCGGCGACGATTCTTGGCATCAACCGGGGCACGCTGCGCAAAAAGCTTCGTCGGCACGGCCTGCTCGACTGA
- the dusB gene encoding tRNA dihydrouridine synthase DusB: MPGSMRIGPYEFTAPVVALAPMAGVTDRPFRALCRRMGASFAATEMVSADQRLWTTPKSRHRMDHAGEGDPVIVQIAGADEDMLVAAARANVALGAQVIDINMGCPAKKVCNRAAGSALLQDEALVARILEAVVAAMTPLGVPVTLKTRTGWDPDHRNAMRIARIAENAGVAAIAIHGRTRACGYTGHAEYETVRAVKAAVAIPVIANGDIRTPEDARAVLEFTGADGLMIGRAAQGRPWIFRQVRHFVAKSAVLTEPGVAEVRDMILAHLDALHRFYGEARGVRTARKHLGWYLAGRPDGEEFRRMIVRLETAAEQRLAVNEFFEEALEKELAA; this comes from the coding sequence ATGCCCGGTTCGATGCGCATCGGGCCCTACGAGTTCACGGCGCCCGTCGTGGCGCTCGCACCCATGGCCGGCGTCACGGATCGGCCCTTCCGGGCCTTGTGCCGGCGGATGGGCGCCAGTTTCGCGGCCACCGAGATGGTGAGCGCCGACCAGCGTCTCTGGACGACGCCCAAGAGCCGTCATCGCATGGATCATGCCGGCGAAGGCGATCCGGTCATCGTGCAGATCGCCGGGGCGGACGAGGACATGCTGGTGGCTGCCGCCCGTGCAAACGTCGCGCTCGGCGCACAGGTCATCGACATCAACATGGGCTGCCCGGCGAAGAAAGTGTGCAACCGCGCCGCGGGTTCCGCGCTGTTGCAGGACGAAGCGCTGGTGGCACGGATTCTCGAGGCCGTGGTCGCGGCCATGACGCCGCTCGGCGTACCCGTCACGTTAAAGACGCGCACGGGCTGGGATCCGGACCATCGCAATGCGATGCGCATCGCCAGGATCGCAGAAAACGCAGGCGTAGCCGCCATCGCGATCCATGGCCGGACTCGCGCCTGTGGCTACACCGGGCATGCCGAGTATGAAACGGTGCGCGCCGTGAAGGCGGCCGTCGCCATTCCGGTGATCGCCAACGGTGACATCCGCACACCCGAGGATGCGCGGGCCGTGCTGGAGTTCACCGGCGCAGACGGCCTGATGATCGGCCGCGCGGCCCAGGGACGGCCCTGGATCTTCCGCCAGGTCCGTCATTTCGTAGCCAAATCTGCGGTACTTACGGAGCCCGGTGTGGCCGAGGTCCGTGATATGATTCTCGCCCATCTCGACGCCCTGCATCGCTTCTATGGAGAGGCGCGCGGCGTGCGGACGGCGCGCAAGCACCTGGGATGGTATCTCGCGGGCCGACCGGACGGGGAGGAGTTCCGCCGCATGATCGTCCGCCTGGAGACGGCGGCGGAACAACGGCTGGCAGTCAACGAATTTTTCGAAGAGGCTCTGGAAAAAGAGCTCGCAGCGTGA